ttttatgcaGCTTCCTAGTTTCTCTTCTTTGGTTCTCATTCGTTTTCCTTTTGTAGGTCGAGGGTCAAACCGAGGAAGTGATCTTCGACCACCTACACGCAACTGCTTTCCAGTACACTCCCCTTGGCAGAACCATTTTGGGACCTGCTCAGAACATCAAGACAATCACCAAAGCTCATTTGCAGGACTACATTCAGAAGCATTACACTGCTCCCAGGATGGTATGTAGATAGTTGATGCAGTTGTGTCTTATGTCAGTTATGTGTGTTGTTGCTGATGTGTGCAGTCCATAACTGTGAAAGCACATTCTTTTTCTAACTTGTACTCAGTATatagattttcttttgatatcTAAATTTGGAAGTTGTCCTGATGTCTGTTTTCTGCTTGTGTCTGCTTTTCAAGGTGATTGCTGCATCTGGAGCTGTAAAGCATGAAGCTTTTGTTGAGGAAGTGAAAAAATTGTTTACTAAGTTGTCAACTAATCCCTCCACAGCATCTCAGTTGGTCGAAAAAGAACCAGCAGTTTTCACTGGTTCTGAGGTAAGAATATTAATATTGAGCACATTTGAACCTGTTGTTATAGTTAGTTAATTTATTAACTATGTTCACCTACGTGTTCTGAAAACAGGTTCGAATGCTCGATGATGATATTCCCCTTGCACAATTTGCAGTAGCTTTTGAAGGTGCTTCTTGGAAGGATCAAGATTCAATTGCTCTGATGATTATGCAAGCAATGCTGGGTTCATGGCACAAGACAGCCAGAGGTGGAAAACATATAGGGTATGCCACTTGTCCAAAATGAACCTGACAATGGATTTTTGCTTATGCTTTATATTAAGAAGCTTTGGCTGTATTTATTGTCCAAAATGAAACCAGAGTTAAATTTGTTTTGGCTCgtgattagtttatttttttgcaatGATGCCCATGATTAGTTTAGCATATTACAATATCTGTAATTGTACATCAATGAACTTATATATAACCTGTATTCATTACTCCCTCAATCTAATTCTTTGAGATAGTTACTAGTTTCTTTGAGATATGAATTTATGTGTAGACACATTCAAATTTCACCTTTATGAGGGATATGTATAACAGCATCGAACTTACTTGAGTTGGTAATTAAATTGAATATAAGCAACTAGGTCATGGTTAGCGATTATGTTTGTGACCTGGCAGGTTAATTTTTATAATCATCACTCTCAGTTCAAGATACTGGATTAATAGTTTGTTCGATTTAGCCTAATATACAATTATACCTGATTCATAGCTTATTGATATATGTTGATGAATCCGAAAAAGGTGTAAAATGGGAATGTGCCATAACATATTCTCTCATTGCCACTGCCATTCCATTTTTCATGTCATAGTTTGTACCTGCTCTTATTGctatatattcatttttaacTGTTTTTATTTACAGTTGAAATCTTTGCTTCTGCTTCACATTGATGGAACCAGCCCCGTAGCTGAAGATATTGGCCGTCAGGTACCATAGACCTTACATTACATCCCACACATAAAGAAAATTGGGACATGCAAGAAAGCTTGTTACCTCATTCTGTACTATTTCACAATGACTTTAGGCTGATTTTTAATAAATGATATCTCAATAATGAAGAAGTGACTAGTTAATTAACATTGGCAACCCCTCGATACTCAGCTTTAGCACTTGATCAGGATAGTGTGGGTTGATGTTTAGAAGACCATGAGAGTAAGTTGTCTCTAGGAAACATGCAATAACCAGAAATAGAGCATCTAGTGTCGGGACATGCACACCGGTCAACATTTATGTAAGAAATCAATGATGCAAAAGATGAGGGATATAGATGTAAACTGTAGTGACtagtaccgtagaatgtgagggttaatcttttataaaattttaactgAAACTCTTAGACAATTAAACTTTTATATGATATTAGGGTTGTTAATTTGTGGATGTACGCTCTGATACCATTTAATATTTCATACTTATTTGTGCACATTTCAGCTACTCACATATGGTCGAAGAATCCCATGTGCTGAATTGTTTGCAAGAATTGACGCTGTTGATGCCAGTACAATTAAACGTGTTGCTAACCGATTTATTTAAGACAaggtaataaaataataattgaaatatatcTTACTCAGTAGTTGTGGCACACCAATCTTATTCAGCACTTGTGGTATATCATGTCTGTCTTGCACAGTGGCGGAACTAGAAAAAATATCGtgggtgggccgaaaaatagtcaatctattttcaaattgaatttttcgCTCTTCTATTTTCACATGTTACTATTTAggtaccaacaaactatatttttactctaaaaattgtgatttttggctataaaggtgatttattgtctccaacattgaatctaaagatgaaatatcaaatttgagaccaaaattcacaattttttcccattaaaattcgctaattttacagcaaaaaagtaataaaaaaatattgagataggactaaaattgcaacaaatgtgaaaatatgggactttaaaaatttaatattaattaaacatattttttatgtcatttcatatttatatacgctagttcaactgctaatttcatctattattataaattcaattaattatgaactaacatttacactaatacttgaactaatatgtgtaccgaattacttatagtcatcaataatatactctaaattaatatttatattaatatttgtacatatatataccgggtgacttaaaatcattaataatacatttaaattaataccctacatataaaaaaaaattattttttgggggtgggggtgggccgcggcccacctcagcccacccctaggtccgctgCTGGTCTTGCAGGATGTTGCTATTGCTGCCATGGGACCTATTCAACGTTTACCTGATTACAACTGGTTCAGACGCAGAACCTACTGGAACCGTTATTAGTTCATCTTAGTTTTCTGCTTAATTTAAACTTTATGGAAGGTCTGGCATAATGTTTTGTCCAAAATTTACTCCCTATATTGCCTCTGGATGGCTGCTTAGGCCgtcaaattttcatttatttgttaTAGGCCTCTGtttttgtaatatttatgcaataATAAATATGCTGTCGTCAATGGTGTAAATGGCATCATTTCATACTGCCATAATTCTTGTTTGAGAATGTATTGCATTGCCTTAAAGTTGCTTGGTTTCTCTCgaattacattttatttttattttccccCATCAATAGGTTTATTGTGTTTTGTTTTCATGCAGAACTATACATGGTGAATACTTAAGTTTGATGAAATTTTGTTAAGGGGTGGAGATGTTACTGTCATAATGGAATCCATAATCTCTTAATATACTTTTAACATCCCAACTCATATATTACTAGGCTGTACTTTCAAATACATCTGGTCTTGATTCTTGATCTCTCAAGAACCCTATTAAGTCTTCACCCAAAAcgcaaaatgaaaaaattattcgCACTCGTTAAACTCAAATCTTATAGCTCATAGCTTGATTATTTTGATCTAAGCAAATCTACTCCACTTGCTATGTTAACTTCAGCTTTTGAGGTTACTTGCAGCCTGAAAGATGCGACAGGTTGGTcaaattcatttaattttatgaggaAAATTAAACAGCAGAATTAATACACCCCTCTTTCGATCATTTCTTTGATCATAGCGTTGCAGTTTGAAGAATGGTGTAATGCAACCTCAGCTATAAACTGAAGCTCGCACTAACAATTTTTAGTCTTGTAACTGGATTCACTCCAGGTTGAAAATATTTTGTCCAAGAGGTTTCATGTTAATAGTAAAAGCTTGATTTTGTAAGGACATGCTTAAATTCATGAGAAATTTGTAAATAATCATTAGTGTCACTATTATTAAAACAAACTAATTAACTCAAATAAGAGAAGTATCCTCAACAGTATACTGACCGAAAAAATATTATCAACCCATTCCTCATGAAAGTAATGTCTAGTTGAAGCTGTGTGTCCAAGGCATTTGCAACTTTGCGTCTTATGCGGTGCATCTTGCGCAATTACCTACCGGGTACActaccgggtaccggtacgtAATTTTTTGTTCCTATATAAGGATTGTGAATAGGTGAAACATTGTGGTTTATATTGGTATTTGGTTTCAAATTTAATGCGTAAAAACTTATGTATCTTTCTTTAGTAAAAGAAAGAATTCGGATGtatctaatttataatataaattaaatacatcagTTATATCgataaacttaaaaatttaaaaatatttgcatataagaccggataaataaattactacAAATGGTTTATCCATTTTTGACCCGGATATACCAAGCATCTGGGATTAAATTGAAGACACGTGGAAAGAATGAAAAACCCGTTAATACTTTTCCACGAATATTCCATTCCCACTATTCCATTTCTATCCCTTCAAAACCACCATCACCACCATTCTCTCTCTCCACACTCAAAATTTTGctctcatttcaaattcacctCAAAATCCATGGCCATTTTCtccacaaacaaacaaatcactAACCTCTTCCACGATAACTCAAGAGCTCCACTAGTTCATTATTCCGGCGACGATGATTCCCTCTCCCTTTCTCATCTCGTTCATAGCTTCCTCGAAGAAAACACTAACGTCAATAATGACTCAGTGGCTAATGAGTTTGACTCCGACCGAGTCGACTCGgtcgatgaatcagaatcatcTACGTTGAAGAGGTTAAAAGCTGTGTTCTCAAACAATGCGGACAATTACAGAAACAAGCTTCTCGAGCACGTTTATGTGGCTTTAGAAAACTTCGCGTTTTTAAGAGAGAGAAACTTTTCGATTTTCCGGCGAAGCGTGGCGGCGTTTTTGAGAGAGAAAGGACACGATGCGGCGGTTTGTGTTACTTCGTGGGAGGCTTACGACGGAACTGTAACTGCCGGTAGTCACGAGTTTATCGACGTGGTACGAAAAGGATCTGCCACGTGGCGGTATTTTGTTGAAATTGAATTTCGCGCTCAATTTGAAATTGCGAAACCGACACGGCAATTCTCGGAGGTTTTGAACACAATTCCCGGAGTTTTCGTCGGAGGAGAGATTGAGATGAAACGCAGCGTTTCGATTTTGTGTGATGCGGCAAAGAGGTGTTTTAGGAGTAGAGAGGTTTCGATTCCACCGTGGAGAAGAAACCGGTTTATGCAGAATAAGTGGTTTGCGCCGTGTGAACGAACCACTAATTCAGTTCAAGGAAAACCGGTGAGGGTAACGGCGGTGAACAGTGTTAGTTGTAGGTTGTTGGGTTTTGATGATGTGGTTATGGAGACTAGACGGGGAGGAGCAGTTGCTGTTCGTACAAGATGATTGgaattataattttgatttgttttgataagaaaaatatgttatagttttgttttttgagatgtgattttttgttttgatttaatGCGAAAGatggtaaaataatttttttttaccaacaaaaacaacaatatttttaaattgatagATATTACATTAATCAAAATTATTACATATTCAAAATCgttaaaaattagaaagaaTGAATCTACGATCAAGTTCACAACAACTgagttaataacataaaacaattttATC
This genomic interval from Trifolium pratense cultivar HEN17-A07 linkage group LG6, ARS_RC_1.1, whole genome shotgun sequence contains the following:
- the LOC123889975 gene encoding probable mitochondrial-processing peptidase subunit beta, mitochondrial codes for the protein MSGHLNAYTSREQTTYYAKVSQNDVPDALDILADILQNSKFDENRISRERDVILREMEEVEGQTEEVIFDHLHATAFQYTPLGRTILGPAQNIKTITKAHLQDYIQKHYTAPRMVIAASGAVKHEAFVEEVKKLFTKLSTNPSTASQLVEKEPAVFTGSEVRILILSTFEPVVIVS
- the LOC123892017 gene encoding uncharacterized protein LOC123892017, whose product is MAIFSTNKQITNLFHDNSRAPLVHYSGDDDSLSLSHLVHSFLEENTNVNNDSVANEFDSDRVDSVDESESSTLKRLKAVFSNNADNYRNKLLEHVYVALENFAFLRERNFSIFRRSVAAFLREKGHDAAVCVTSWEAYDGTVTAGSHEFIDVVRKGSATWRYFVEIEFRAQFEIAKPTRQFSEVLNTIPGVFVGGEIEMKRSVSILCDAAKRCFRSREVSIPPWRRNRFMQNKWFAPCERTTNSVQGKPVRVTAVNSVSCRLLGFDDVVMETRRGGAVAVRTR